The nucleotide window TGTCCAAGTgaacctttgtgccaaatttgaaaacatTCCTCaaagcgttcttgagatattgcactAATGAGAACAAGATGGATGTGAGGTCACAgaaaccttgacctttgaccaccaaattttaaatCGTTCATCACCGAGTCCAagaggacatttgtgccaaatttcatgaAATTTTACTGTCACCGCTACTGGTGTTCTTGAGGTACTGTGTggcagacaaggtcacagtgaccttgaactttgacgtATGACCGCCAAAATCTTGTCAGTTTGTCCTTGcctcaaagtggacgtttgtgccgaatttgaggaaattccctccaCGTACTCATGTgatatcacgttcacgagaatgTGGCGCACAGACAGCCTGAGCACACACTGCGCCCTGACATGGCCGTCTCTGGCGCAGACACGTAACAAAATGGAGGCAGACCTGAACTCGGACGTGGCGGTGAAGGACTCGTGCTCCGTGATGGAGAACACCAACAGGAAACCTTCCCCGCTGCGGAAGTAGTTGTCTCTGATGGCGGCGTAGTCCTCCTGCCCGGCCGTGTCCAGGATGTCGATCTGAACGTCCTCGCCATCCAGGACCACCTTCTTCCTGTAGCTGTCGGCCTTGGTGGGCTCGTAGTCCTCCACGAACTGGGGACAGAGgatttgatgatgtcacaggaagcaaAGGCAGTGAGGGCTGATGGGTAATGTAGTGTGGGAGTCTCACCTCGTCGTACATGAACTGCAGGGTAAGCGCTGACTTCCCCACGCCGCCGCTGCCCACCATGATCACCTTATGGAGGACCAGAGACGTCTGGTTCTTGTTCTTACCGGACGCCATGTCCCCGGTCTGTCTCAGTCCAGCGTCTCACAGCTCCGCCTGACTCCTGGGGGGACAGCAAAGACCAACAGGGAGCAGGTGAGACCagcagggacagaca belongs to Epinephelus lanceolatus isolate andai-2023 chromosome 24, ASM4190304v1, whole genome shotgun sequence and includes:
- the LOC117250115 gene encoding ras-related protein ralB-B-like — protein: MASGKNKNQTSLVLHKVIMVGSGGVGKSALTLQFMYDEFVEDYEPTKADSYRKKVVLDGEDVQIDILDTAGQEDYAAIRDNYFRSGEGFLLVFSITEHESFTATSEFREQILRVKEEEAIPLLLVGNKSDLEERRQVSADEATAKAGEWGVQYVETSAKTRANVDKVFFDLMREVRKKKMAESKDKNGPSGKKKKKHCLIL